A genome region from Clostridia bacterium includes the following:
- a CDS encoding Xaa-Pro peptidase family protein — MRRNMPIIPTEEYRQRWKKVQKMMDEKNLDLLLAYADDHAVFGPAYSRWLADFPVHFEPVCILMSKEKDPVLLCGPESDRYALQVGQIHDVRILEEFTHPNEDYLHTKIQSLTQVASEMVDIDKIKRIGFAGQSLLGADAYLRFQKAFPNSEWVDIDYDMSMLRARKTEAEIGVIRYAYQIAQRGMMTAIDSICEGVVEREVAANIEYTMRKAGSEGTGIDTMVGSGENSRHEIARTTFKQIQKGDVVQVTIAPRYEGYHGAIARPIFVGQPSDEAKHALEAACRAQQACYKALRPGIEGREVEAIGREIMDKAGLGKYFLYSGIHSIGIMEFEPPIFGPTQKEVLEKDMIVSVDIPIFGAPWGGFRLEDGYLITDKGAERLNYVDYWVIK; from the coding sequence ATGAGGAGAAACATGCCTATTATTCCTACAGAAGAATATCGTCAGCGGTGGAAAAAGGTTCAAAAAATGATGGATGAAAAAAACTTGGATTTACTATTAGCCTATGCAGATGATCACGCAGTTTTTGGGCCTGCTTATTCCAGATGGCTGGCAGATTTTCCAGTACACTTTGAACCGGTATGCATCTTAATGAGTAAGGAGAAAGATCCGGTATTGCTATGTGGGCCGGAGAGTGACCGTTATGCATTACAAGTTGGTCAAATACATGATGTGCGTATACTAGAAGAGTTTACCCATCCTAACGAAGATTACCTCCACACAAAGATTCAAAGTTTGACCCAAGTGGCTAGCGAGATGGTGGACATTGATAAAATAAAGAGAATCGGTTTTGCAGGTCAAAGTTTATTGGGGGCAGATGCTTACCTAAGATTTCAGAAAGCTTTTCCGAATTCAGAATGGGTAGATATTGATTATGATATGTCTATGCTCAGAGCTAGGAAAACAGAGGCTGAAATAGGAGTGATCCGATATGCTTATCAAATAGCCCAAAGGGGTATGATGACAGCCATAGATAGCATTTGTGAGGGTGTTGTAGAACGGGAAGTGGCAGCAAATATCGAATATACCATGAGAAAAGCAGGATCGGAAGGGACGGGTATTGACACTATGGTAGGTTCAGGTGAAAATTCTCGACATGAGATTGCAAGGACTACTTTCAAACAAATTCAAAAAGGAGATGTTGTGCAAGTTACCATAGCACCTCGATACGAAGGATACCATGGTGCTATTGCCAGGCCGATATTTGTAGGGCAACCAAGTGATGAGGCCAAACATGCATTGGAAGCTGCCTGTCGTGCTCAGCAAGCTTGTTATAAAGCACTCCGTCCGGGGATAGAAGGAAGAGAGGTAGAAGCTATTGGAAGGGAAATAATGGACAAGGCAGGCTTAGGTAAATACTTCCTATACTCAGGAATACATAGTATTGGAATAATGGAATTCGAACCGCCTATATTCGGGCCTACACAGAAGGAAGTTCTAGAAAAAGATATGATAGTTTCGGTGGATATTCCTATATTCGGAGCACCTTGGGGAGGATTCCGTTTGGAGGATGGATATTTAATTACTGATAAAGGTGCAGAGCGGTTGAACTATGTTGATTATTGGGTTATAAAATAA